TTTTTTTCTACAAATGCCATGTCTTTTGCATCAACTACACCGTCAAAGTTAATATCTGCATCACGTTTATTTGTTCCCCAGTAAGTTTGTAAGTAAAGTGCGTCCATTACGTCAATGACGTCGTCTTTGTTAACATCTCCTGCAATTGCTGGATTTACCCCATATAATGCAAGATTTTGATTCGTCACTTTTCCATCTTCATGGAATCCGATTGTAAAGTCTTTGTGTACTGTAAAATGCCCTGGGACATTGAATTCAAGCTCGTACTGATCATCCGTTAATGGTAATTGCACTTTAAACGTAGACGATTTAGAAGGTACTACTCCTTCATAAACGGTTCCATTTGAATTTGTTGCTTTGACTTTAATTCCAGCTTTTGAATAATCAAACGTTGTCCCTCCTAATGGAGAACCAGCTGGATCTAAGAATGCTTCTGCATTATTTAAACCACGAAGTAACGAACTTGTAGGTGCTCCATTATAGATGGATGGATTTCCACTTACAACATTAGTTGTCGTATTATTACTATCGGTAACTGAAGTACTAATATGAGCCATCTGCATTACAGCAACTACCGTATAATCATTACTCAATTTAAACGCCACATCCGCAAGTTTTAAATCACCTGATAATGGCGTACCACCATCTTTCGTCTTGATTGTAACTGTTGTTAAATAAGAGGTAACGCCAGCAATAGCGGGTTTATCTGTTATAGTCATGTCGACTTTATCTGCTATACTTGGATCTAATGTAATATTCATAGATGCTGCAGTCGCTTCGTGATAAAACGTATAAACTACTTGTTTGACATCCTTTGCTTTATTTAACATTAACGTCGCATGAGCTGTTTCACCCGGATTTGCCGTACGTTTTTCAGGATTCATATAACCATACGTTACATCATCGCGTGTGACAAAAATTTCTCTACCTTCTTTAAATGTTTTATTTGTTGCCTTATCAATTGCATAGAAGCCAATTTCCATCGCTCTTGTTGCATTTGTTGGAATCGTCGCTGTAAATGTACCATCAGGATTTACAGGTACCGCTACTTCGCTTCCTCCTAAGTAATCTCGATAATACACTTTTGTACTGCCTTGGTTAACGTTCATACCAAGCTTTTGCATTTCTTCTGTGTCTTTATCATAAACTGAACCAGTTATTGTGACGCTCGTTTGACCATTTTTATATTCAAGAACATCCGGACTGTTAATCGTCATTTTTGGTGCGATGTTATCAAAATAAATCGGTGCCTCTTGTGAGAATGTTTTACCTGCGTCATTTGTACCAATAATTTTTATTTTGTAGTAACCTGGTTTCGCTATATCTGGATTATACGCAAAAGGATGTTCATCATCACCTGTCGCTTTGTAGTATACACCGTCAAATGTATTATTTAGTGTATAGAGTATATTTTCATCCATTCCTAACCCATCAGCTGTACCGATATAGCCTAGCTCATTACCTGTTTTCCCATCTTCAAGTATTATATCTAAAGTGCGCATATGTGATTTAAGACTCATCATCGCACTTGTATAAACTAATTGCCCTGGATAAGCAAAATCGAATACTTGTGTGAAAGCTTGTGGGGTCATCGTAATCGGATTCATGCCTTCTTCCACTGTTTTAATCGCAAAAGGTACTTGGTATGTTTCAGCTTGATTATCGTGGTTTGTATACGTCACAAATCCTTCGTAAATACCTAATTTAGCTGATTTAGGTACCGTAATTGCGACAGTTGATTTCTTTTTCGAATTTGCTCCAACTTTGATGGATTTATCTGTTACAATTTGCACGCCATTATCGTCTGCATCTAATGAACCACGGCGATCTTTTTGATATGAAACTGTCACATCAAATGTTTTTGCTTGATTACTATTGTTATAGATATTAAGTGAGCGTTGATCACTAATATTTTTTCCAGCTGGTGCAAATACACCAAATGAAAGTGCACCTGTTAAGTCTTTAACTGTTTTAAGATTTCCTTTTTTATCCATTGCACCTTGTGTTTCATCCACTACTTCAATTCTCGTTTTTGAATGAATAGCTTCATAAGGATTAACTTGTCCAGCACCCGTTTCAAATACACTATAATCCCCATTTAATGAATCAGCAGTGTTCATTAATGTTTCTTTCACTTGAGCTGGTGTTAAGTTTGGATTTGCTTGTTTTAGTAAAGCCGCAACACCGGCAACGTTTGGAGAAGCCATTGATGTACCAGATAAATTATCGTAGGCATACTGATAATTTCCAATTTGATCTGCACCGTGCATATAGGATGGAACCGTAGAGAATACCGCCACACCTGGTGCTGTTACTTCAGGCTTAATATCATATGTAATACGAGCTGGTCCACGTGAACTGAATGATGCTAATTTATTCCCCTCGTCCGTTACTTGTCCTACTTCATCAAATGAGAATGTTGGCGTACCTGTACCAAGTTTGGCAATCAGGTCGTTTCCTTGCTCATATGACATAGAGAAAGTAGGAATCATTCCATAGCCTGCACCTAAGTAGGAAGGAATAAATCCTTCACCAGCTATATTATCAGCCATCAGTACTGCTGCGGCACCATGTTTTTGGGCAATGGTAATTTTATCAATCAGTGCATTTGATCCTCTTTTAACGAGTACAATTTTACCTGTCACATCGATATTTTTATAATCAGTATCTGCACCGTAATTCGGTACTAAAACGATTGGTAAATTTTTACCTTTTAAACTATTAACATTATCACTAAAACCTTTACCTAATAATTTTAAATCAGCACTTACATCAGACGTTCCATGTAATGTACCTTTTGATGTTTCAATTACAGTTTTCGTATCGTTTGCACCAACTGTAATCGCTAATGCTGCAGCTCCTGGTGCACCTAATGTATACATGCCATTCCCCGAGTTGCCTGCCGATACTACAGCTGTTACCCCTGAAAGGACTGCATTATTTACTGCAAGACTTTCAACATTTTGTGGATCATTTGTACTAGCGCCTAGTGATAAGTTAATAACATCCATCCCATCAGCTACAGCCTTATCGATACCGCCTAACACATTTTCCGTCGAACCAGAACCAAATTTTCCTAATACACGGTATACATATAAATCAGCATCAGGTGCAACACCTGTTACCGCGTAATCCGTATTATTTTTACCGCGACCAGCAATGATCCCTGATACATGTGTTCCATGTTCTGTATAGTAAGTTGCCCCCGTAAGAGGATCCTTTTCTGCTAAACCCGATTTTTTCCAGTCATCATAAGTTGTTTCCATTGGATCTGCATCATTGTCAACAAAGTCCCAACCCTTTACCGAACTTGGGCTAATTGTTTTTGGATCGACACCAGTTTGCGCTCGATATCCTTTATATGCATCCGTTAAATCTGGATGATTATAATCAATCCCTGTATCGATAACCCCTACTTTAACGCCTTTACCTGTGTATCCTTCTGCGTGTAATTTGCTTACGCCAGGGAATACTTCTGTTTCCATTTTCTTAGTCGTATCTTGAGAATCCCCAGCACTTTCAGTTGCATTTGGTGGCTCAATTTGAATCTTATTATTTGGCCAAACTGCTTTAACAACCTTTGAGTTTAATAGAGACTTAACTTTATTCGCTGGTAAATCTATTGCTACACCATTTAACGTATTTTTGTATGTACGTTTAATTTTATAAACATTCTTATCTTCTTTTAAATCATCTTTAAAAATAGTTTGTAGATCAGTTTTAAATGTTTCTTGAGCATTTTCTGCCTTTTGTTCTGCATCGTCAAGAGATAGTCTATTGCCATCCACAGCTTCCTCTAATACTGCTACTTTTGCTGGCTGTTCTTTAAACTCGACGATTACTGATAGATTTTTAGAACTTTGTAAGTCTACTGAAGAAGGTAACTGTAGTCCTTCTTGACTAGTAACCTCTATTTTTTTTAAAGCTTCTCGTTGCTCAGGCGTAAGCTTTGCAAGCACTTCTTCAATTGAAGATTGTGTTGCAGCCTTTACAATCGACTGATGATGAGTTACTGGAAATGCATTGAATAATACACCAGTACTTAATGTCAAAACTGCTGTACTTTTAATTAAACGATTCAACTTGTTATATCCCCCATTCAAAAATGTTTTCTGTTACTTTTTAATTATATTGAAAGTTTATAATTTTTAGATTTCAACATTTTTCACCAACGTTCCTTTATTTACCAACAACTTTCGACAAGTTTTTCTATTCGATTCTTGTTTCATCATTCTAAATCGTTCCTTTTTGATAAAAAAAAGACTTCGGTTTATACCGAAGTCCCTTAAACTAACTCATAAACTATTAATTTAGTTATTATTTAACACCTAATGCGCTCTTAACAGTTTCAAGAGTTTGTGATTTGTATTTCTTCTTAGGTGTTGGTGCGTAGTTAATTGTTGGATTTTGCATTAAGTAGTTTTTCTCTACAAATGCCAAATCTTTTTCATCTACTACACCATCATCGTTAATATCAGCAGCACGCTTATTTGTTCCCCAATAAGTTTGTAAGTAAAGTGCGTCCATTACATCAATGACATCATCTTTATTTACGTCCCCTGCATAAGCCGGATTTAATGTGATATAACGGTTTTGAGGCGTTACGTTTCCATTTTCATCATGGAATC
This Arthrobacter citreus DNA region includes the following protein-coding sequences:
- a CDS encoding S8 family serine peptidase encodes the protein MNRLIKSTAVLTLSTGVLFNAFPVTHHQSIVKAATQSSIEEVLAKLTPEQREALKKIEVTSQEGLQLPSSVDLQSSKNLSVIVEFKEQPAKVAVLEEAVDGNRLSLDDAEQKAENAQETFKTDLQTIFKDDLKEDKNVYKIKRTYKNTLNGVAIDLPANKVKSLLNSKVVKAVWPNNKIQIEPPNATESAGDSQDTTKKMETEVFPGVSKLHAEGYTGKGVKVGVIDTGIDYNHPDLTDAYKGYRAQTGVDPKTISPSSVKGWDFVDNDADPMETTYDDWKKSGLAEKDPLTGATYYTEHGTHVSGIIAGRGKNNTDYAVTGVAPDADLYVYRVLGKFGSGSTENVLGGIDKAVADGMDVINLSLGASTNDPQNVESLAVNNAVLSGVTAVVSAGNSGNGMYTLGAPGAAALAITVGANDTKTVIETSKGTLHGTSDVSADLKLLGKGFSDNVNSLKGKNLPIVLVPNYGADTDYKNIDVTGKIVLVKRGSNALIDKITIAQKHGAAAVLMADNIAGEGFIPSYLGAGYGMIPTFSMSYEQGNDLIAKLGTGTPTFSFDEVGQVTDEGNKLASFSSRGPARITYDIKPEVTAPGVAVFSTVPSYMHGADQIGNYQYAYDNLSGTSMASPNVAGVAALLKQANPNLTPAQVKETLMNTADSLNGDYSVFETGAGQVNPYEAIHSKTRIEVVDETQGAMDKKGNLKTVKDLTGALSFGVFAPAGKNISDQRSLNIYNNSNQAKTFDVTVSYQKDRRGSLDADDNGVQIVTDKSIKVGANSKKKSTVAITVPKSAKLGIYEGFVTYTNHDNQAETYQVPFAIKTVEEGMNPITMTPQAFTQVFDFAYPGQLVYTSAMMSLKSHMRTLDIILEDGKTGNELGYIGTADGLGMDENILYTLNNTFDGVYYKATGDDEHPFAYNPDIAKPGYYKIKIIGTNDAGKTFSQEAPIYFDNIAPKMTINSPDVLEYKNGQTSVTITGSVYDKDTEEMQKLGMNVNQGSTKVYYRDYLGGSEVAVPVNPDGTFTATIPTNATRAMEIGFYAIDKATNKTFKEGREIFVTRDDVTYGYMNPEKRTANPGETAHATLMLNKAKDVKQVVYTFYHEATAASMNITLDPSIADKVDMTITDKPAIAGVTSYLTTVTIKTKDGGTPLSGDLKLADVAFKLSNDYTVVAVMQMAHISTSVTDSNNTTTNVVSGNPSIYNGAPTSSLLRGLNNAEAFLDPAGSPLGGTTFDYSKAGIKVKATNSNGTVYEGVVPSKSSTFKVQLPLTDDQYELEFNVPGHFTVHKDFTIGFHEDGKVTNQNLALYGVNPAIAGDVNKDDVIDVMDALYLQTYWGTNKRDADINFDGVVDAKDMAFVEKNYLMQNPTINYAPTPKKKYKGQTIESVKSALGVN